The Apibacter raozihei genome contains a region encoding:
- the gldG gene encoding gliding motility-associated ABC transporter substrate-binding protein GldG, with product MAFIRKNSGWIIILLLGLIMASGIVYDRLDLTSDKRYTLSATTQTVLDRVDEPMEVDIYLEGDFPANFKQLQSETLSLLDEMKRLNSNISYNLIDPQKEGISQDTLSAMGIQKSMLNVNKEGVSTQISIYPYATIKYKGYGRTVPLIIEQSGISGEEQIARSVENLEYAFIEAIDKISKKRLKSVGILVNQKELNRLEMYSFASRIIQSYNFGPVFPKDSQTLKIEDLPSMKRYDALVIAKPRKAFTEEEKITIDQYIMSGGKTLWAIDQVNAEMDTLLKSSKILAYPYDLNLTDLLFSYGVRINSGMIKDLQSPTYINLQVGTVQGNAQNARVPWVYFPLSFSLNNSPITKNLNPVRFEFPSPIDTLDTPGVKKTILYQSSPYTSIQGVPSYVSLEEAKVSAMDSMNVGSYNKGPQIMAVLMEGKFSSSYADRIESSKIKDFIKVSPKNKMIVVSDGDIARNQVIKGQPLPLGLDYSTGITYGNEEFLINALDYLLDDSGLMALRNRTLQMRLLDKQSIVMERSYWQWLNLLLPVGFILILGIVCIWIRKKKFN from the coding sequence ATGGCTTTTATTAGAAAGAATTCAGGGTGGATAATTATTCTTTTATTGGGGCTTATTATGGCTTCAGGAATTGTTTACGATCGACTCGATTTAACCTCTGACAAACGCTATACATTATCAGCAACTACTCAGACGGTTTTAGACAGGGTTGATGAACCTATGGAGGTAGATATTTATTTGGAAGGTGATTTTCCTGCCAATTTTAAGCAGCTGCAATCGGAAACGCTGAGTTTGCTGGATGAAATGAAACGCCTAAACTCTAATATTTCTTATAATCTTATAGATCCCCAGAAAGAAGGAATTTCACAGGATACTTTGTCTGCTATGGGAATCCAGAAATCTATGCTTAATGTTAACAAAGAAGGAGTTTCAACCCAAATATCAATTTATCCTTATGCAACGATAAAATATAAAGGATATGGTAGAACAGTTCCTTTAATTATTGAACAATCCGGTATTTCTGGTGAAGAGCAAATTGCCCGTTCGGTAGAAAACCTTGAATACGCTTTTATTGAAGCGATAGATAAAATATCTAAAAAGAGACTTAAATCAGTAGGTATTTTAGTTAACCAGAAAGAATTGAACCGTTTGGAAATGTATAGCTTTGCTAGTCGTATAATTCAAAGTTATAATTTTGGTCCGGTCTTTCCAAAAGATAGCCAGACGTTAAAGATTGAGGATTTACCTTCTATGAAACGTTATGATGCATTGGTGATAGCCAAACCGAGAAAAGCATTTACAGAAGAAGAAAAAATTACTATCGATCAATATATAATGAGTGGAGGGAAAACTTTGTGGGCTATAGATCAGGTTAATGCTGAGATGGATACCTTGTTGAAATCCAGTAAAATATTGGCTTATCCTTATGATCTAAACCTTACGGATCTCTTATTTTCCTATGGAGTGCGTATAAATTCCGGGATGATTAAAGATTTACAAAGTCCAACCTATATAAATCTTCAAGTAGGAACAGTACAAGGAAATGCACAAAATGCACGGGTTCCGTGGGTATATTTTCCTTTAAGTTTTTCACTTAATAATAGTCCTATAACTAAAAATTTAAATCCTGTAAGATTTGAGTTTCCGTCTCCAATTGATACATTAGATACACCAGGAGTAAAGAAAACTATTTTATATCAAAGTTCGCCATACACCAGTATTCAGGGAGTACCTTCCTATGTGTCTCTTGAAGAAGCCAAAGTATCTGCTATGGATAGCATGAACGTTGGATCTTACAATAAAGGTCCGCAAATTATGGCTGTATTAATGGAAGGAAAATTTTCATCATCGTATGCGGATAGAATAGAGTCTTCGAAAATTAAGGATTTTATTAAGGTTTCACCTAAAAATAAAATGATTGTTGTCTCCGATGGAGATATTGCAAGAAATCAGGTAATTAAAGGGCAACCTTTACCATTAGGGCTTGATTATTCTACAGGAATTACCTATGGTAATGAAGAGTTTTTAATCAATGCTTTGGATTATCTCCTGGATGATAGTGGGTTAATGGCTTTACGAAATCGTACCCTGCAAATGAGATTACTGGATAAACAGTCTATTGTAATGGAGCGCTCTTACTGGCAATGGTTAAATTTGTTACTGCCTGTAGGCTTTATTCTGATTCTAGGTATTGTTTGTATATGGATAAGAAAAAAGAAATTTAATTAG
- a CDS encoding ABC transporter permease subunit: MLSIFKKELGVYFGSIGAYVVAIAFVLICSLFLWFFDNNFNVFNIGRASLNSFFVLAPWILMFLIPALTMRSIAEEEQNGTLVWLFSQPLSIRSIVLGKYAAILVLVIFSLLPTLVYIYTLYHISLPLGNLDTGTILSGYIGLLFLSLVFTSIGLFASSLVKNQVLAFVVGVFCCFFCFFGLENLASYNLMGNFDYVLQKIGFYQHYMSFTKGIVDTRDLGYFLFVTTLFLLLSVQLIKRKK, from the coding sequence ATGCTATCAATCTTTAAAAAAGAATTAGGAGTATATTTCGGAAGTATAGGGGCTTATGTAGTAGCTATAGCGTTTGTTCTGATTTGTTCTCTTTTTTTATGGTTTTTTGACAATAATTTTAATGTTTTTAATATAGGAAGAGCTTCCTTAAACAGTTTTTTTGTTCTTGCTCCTTGGATATTAATGTTTCTGATTCCTGCACTTACCATGAGAAGTATTGCTGAAGAAGAGCAAAACGGAACACTGGTGTGGTTGTTTTCACAGCCTCTGTCTATCCGCTCGATCGTGTTGGGTAAATATGCTGCTATTCTGGTTTTAGTTATATTTTCATTACTACCTACCTTGGTGTATATTTATACACTTTATCATATCAGCTTGCCACTGGGAAATCTTGATACAGGAACTATTTTAAGCGGTTATATCGGGCTGCTGTTTTTATCATTGGTTTTTACTTCGATTGGTTTATTTGCATCTTCTTTAGTTAAAAATCAGGTTTTAGCTTTTGTGGTAGGGGTATTTTGTTGTTTTTTCTGCTTTTTCGGACTTGAAAATCTGGCATCTTATAATCTGATGGGGAATTTTGATTACGTTTTGCAGAAAATCGGTTTTTACCAGCATTATATGAGTTTTACCAAAGGAATTGTAGATACAAGGGATTTAGGATATTTCCTTTTTGTTACAACCTTATTTCTGTTATTATCTGTTCAACTTATTAAAAGAAAGAAATAA
- a CDS encoding CopD family protein, with the protein MHIPDIPSYYALKSIHIIFMVSYFAGIFYLIRLFVYYIDAKDKSEPERGILQKQYIYMISRLWDIITVPAGIIMLVTGAFMMINTKGDISFYILRQPWFHVKLVFVAALGFYHYWSWKSIRDIKKGAFKTSSVRLRMMNEVATIILFAVIFIVIFKEYFMGMWLSLLISFVALVFVIMMVVKVVNRKKKK; encoded by the coding sequence ATGCATATCCCTGATATTCCCAGTTATTACGCGCTAAAATCGATTCACATAATTTTCATGGTTAGTTATTTCGCAGGTATATTTTATCTCATACGTCTTTTTGTATACTATATAGATGCAAAAGATAAGTCTGAGCCTGAAAGGGGAATACTACAAAAACAATATATATATATGATATCTCGTTTATGGGATATTATAACGGTTCCGGCAGGAATAATTATGCTGGTCACGGGTGCTTTTATGATGATAAATACTAAAGGCGATATCAGTTTTTATATTCTACGGCAACCGTGGTTTCATGTAAAATTGGTATTTGTAGCAGCTTTAGGATTTTATCATTACTGGAGCTGGAAAAGCATCAGAGATATTAAAAAGGGTGCATTCAAAACCTCTTCGGTACGATTGCGTATGATGAATGAAGTAGCTACAATAATTTTATTTGCTGTTATTTTTATTGTTATATTCAAAGAATATTTTATGGGAATGTGGCTAAGCCTTTTAATAAGTTTTGTGGCCTTGGTTTTTGTCATAATGATGGTTGTGAAAGTAGTTAATAGAAAAAAGAAGAAATAA
- a CDS encoding YagU family protein, with protein sequence MNSISTPLSRRKVKLAVWLGIITGIISAIVKFGWEIPFPPRTPERDLTNPPQQLLEQLGMSYDMSHLVYYFNGNPRPIMSFIVHFSFAIFFAILYCVIAEYKPKIKLWQGTAYGLVIYIVFHVILMPLMGTVPAPWDQPFEEHFSELFGHMFWTWIIEICRRDIRNRITHEPDAEIPLTAPFR encoded by the coding sequence ATGAATTCAATATCAACTCCTTTATCCAGAAGAAAGGTAAAACTAGCTGTTTGGTTAGGTATCATTACCGGAATAATATCTGCTATTGTAAAATTTGGATGGGAAATACCTTTTCCACCCCGCACACCTGAAAGAGACTTAACCAATCCTCCTCAACAACTCCTGGAACAATTGGGAATGTCTTACGATATGTCTCATCTGGTATATTATTTCAATGGCAATCCACGCCCTATTATGAGCTTTATCGTCCATTTTTCATTTGCTATTTTTTTTGCTATTCTCTATTGTGTTATAGCCGAATATAAACCTAAAATAAAATTATGGCAAGGAACAGCTTATGGATTAGTTATTTATATAGTTTTCCATGTAATTCTGATGCCTTTGATGGGAACAGTTCCAGCTCCTTGGGATCAACCTTTTGAAGAGCATTTTTCCGAACTTTTCGGACATATGTTCTGGACATGGATCATTGAAATTTGCCGAAGAGACATCAGAAATAGAATAACACATGAACCGGATGCTGAAATTCCTTTAACAGCTCCTTTCAGATAA
- the hisS gene encoding histidine--tRNA ligase, with translation MKPGIPKGTRDFTSKEIQKRRYIISRLQSNFEKFGFLPLETPSFENLDTLTGKYGEEGDRLIFKILNSGDFLGDARKKSPDIEQWNSKNLTGIIAEKALRYDLTVPFARFVALNHGQLAFPYKRYQIQPVWRADRPQKGRYREFFQCDADVVGSTSLWYEVSFVLLYDAAFTSLNIPVEIHLNNRKLLAAIAEYAEIENQLIDFTVALDKLDKIGLDKVLEEMAAKGISQDSIQKLVPIIELSGSFEEKIAKLKDILQDVEIGQEGIKEMEFIFSSATSVGLQSAELVFNLTLARGLDYYTGTIYEIKAKNVSIGSIGGGGRYDNLTEIFGVKGVSGVGISFGLDRIYLVMEELNLFPESTQVNRQILFFNFGDQESLEALKLIQKLRNQNIACDLYPDKAKIQKQFTYAEKNGIQFVAFYGESEIASESVTLKNITTGEQETLPASGIFAFINQ, from the coding sequence ATGAAACCTGGAATTCCTAAAGGAACCCGCGATTTTACTTCAAAAGAAATACAGAAAAGAAGATATATCATTTCCCGGCTACAATCTAATTTTGAAAAATTTGGATTTCTTCCTTTAGAAACCCCTTCTTTCGAAAACTTAGATACTCTTACCGGAAAATATGGAGAAGAAGGAGATCGACTTATATTTAAAATCCTAAACAGCGGCGATTTTTTGGGAGATGCCAGGAAGAAAAGTCCGGATATTGAACAATGGAATTCAAAAAATTTAACGGGAATAATTGCTGAGAAAGCCCTACGGTATGATCTTACCGTACCTTTTGCCAGATTTGTAGCTCTGAATCATGGTCAGCTGGCTTTTCCTTATAAACGATATCAGATACAACCCGTTTGGAGGGCTGACAGACCTCAGAAGGGAAGATATCGTGAATTTTTTCAGTGCGATGCCGATGTGGTAGGATCTACCAGCCTGTGGTACGAGGTAAGCTTTGTATTGCTTTACGATGCTGCATTTACAAGCCTGAATATACCGGTTGAAATACACCTGAATAACCGTAAATTACTGGCAGCTATTGCCGAGTATGCAGAAATTGAAAACCAACTGATTGATTTCACCGTAGCTTTGGATAAGCTGGACAAAATTGGTTTAGATAAAGTTCTGGAAGAAATGGCAGCTAAAGGTATTTCTCAGGACTCAATTCAAAAATTGGTTCCCATCATTGAACTTTCCGGAAGTTTTGAAGAAAAAATAGCTAAGCTAAAAGATATACTCCAAGATGTAGAAATAGGTCAGGAAGGTATCAAGGAAATGGAATTTATATTTAGTTCCGCTACTTCTGTAGGTTTACAATCAGCTGAACTTGTTTTTAACCTTACTCTTGCACGCGGTCTAGATTATTATACCGGTACTATATATGAAATTAAGGCTAAAAATGTATCTATTGGTTCCATAGGAGGTGGAGGTAGATACGATAACCTTACAGAAATATTTGGAGTAAAAGGTGTGTCGGGTGTTGGAATTTCTTTTGGACTTGACCGCATTTATCTGGTGATGGAAGAACTAAATCTCTTTCCGGAATCTACTCAGGTAAACAGGCAAATTCTGTTTTTTAATTTTGGAGATCAGGAAAGCCTGGAAGCTTTAAAGCTTATTCAAAAATTACGAAATCAAAATATTGCCTGCGATTTGTATCCTGACAAGGCTAAAATTCAAAAGCAGTTCACGTATGCAGAAAAAAACGGAATACAGTTTGTAGCTTTTTATGGAGAAAGTGAAATAGCGTCTGAGTCTGTAACTCTGAAAAATATTACTACCGGTGAACAGGAAACACTTCCTGCCAGCGGAATTTTTGCTTTTATAAATCAATAG
- a CDS encoding GNAT family N-acetyltransferase yields MIEPLHIHHLDAVMLLVEGVIKRMRELGIEQWDEVYPARDIIEKDLTKQQAYGYWDNEKLSAYTVLNEEYDQEYSTINWMVNGKALIIHRLMIDAASQGKGIGKKLVDFAEEYASIHGYHSIRLDAFSKNPAALHLYERKNYIKRGEVKFRKGIFYCYEKSI; encoded by the coding sequence ATGATTGAACCATTACACATACACCACCTTGATGCCGTGATGCTCCTTGTAGAAGGAGTGATAAAACGAATGAGAGAGTTGGGTATTGAACAATGGGATGAAGTTTACCCCGCCCGGGATATTATTGAAAAAGATTTGACAAAGCAGCAGGCATATGGCTATTGGGATAATGAAAAATTATCTGCATATACGGTTTTAAATGAAGAATATGATCAGGAATATTCAACTATAAATTGGATGGTCAATGGAAAAGCATTGATTATTCACCGGTTGATGATAGATGCAGCCAGTCAGGGAAAAGGAATAGGTAAAAAGTTAGTTGATTTTGCCGAAGAGTATGCAAGTATTCATGGATACCACTCTATCCGGCTGGATGCTTTTTCAAAAAATCCTGCGGCCCTGCATTTATACGAAAGAAAAAATTATATAAAAAGAGGTGAAGTGAAGTTCCGCAAAGGAATTTTTTACTGTTACGAAAAATCAATTTAA
- the bla gene encoding class A beta-lactamase, subclass A2 encodes MKTSFILFYVFLLGSFAFCQKPLEKTINSIIKNKKATVGVAVIYDGKDTLTVNNNYHYPTMSVFKFHQSLAVLDYMDKNLLPLETPLFLKKSDLRPNTYSPLRDERPEGNFSISIGELVKYTVTKSDNNTSNALFHYMSGTRMTDLYIRTLGIKDFAITATEAEMSEDFNNQYLNWTTPLAAARLLEVFLKDDLVSKDTRDFLVNAMVQTTTGPDKLKALLPATTKIGHKTGSSARSKEGLKVADNDIGFVALPNGKQYSIAVFVMNSMESDKTNARIIADISKAVYDFYKNK; translated from the coding sequence ATGAAAACATCTTTTATTTTATTTTATGTGTTCCTGCTAGGCTCTTTTGCTTTCTGCCAAAAACCTCTGGAAAAAACAATTAATTCCATAATTAAAAATAAAAAAGCTACCGTAGGTGTAGCCGTCATTTATGACGGGAAAGATACACTCACGGTAAATAATAACTACCACTACCCTACCATGAGTGTTTTTAAATTCCATCAGTCGTTGGCTGTATTGGACTACATGGACAAAAACCTATTACCTTTAGAAACACCTTTGTTTCTGAAAAAATCAGATTTACGCCCAAATACGTATAGTCCGCTTAGAGACGAACGTCCGGAAGGAAATTTTTCGATCTCTATTGGTGAATTAGTTAAATACACTGTAACAAAAAGTGATAATAACACGTCTAATGCGTTATTTCATTATATGAGCGGTACGCGGATGACCGATCTATATATCCGTACACTAGGAATTAAAGATTTTGCCATTACAGCTACCGAGGCAGAAATGAGTGAAGATTTTAACAACCAATATCTGAACTGGACAACTCCATTAGCTGCGGCACGTCTTTTAGAAGTTTTCCTGAAAGATGATTTGGTATCTAAAGATACCCGCGATTTTTTGGTGAATGCTATGGTGCAAACAACCACAGGCCCGGATAAACTGAAGGCTTTGCTGCCGGCAACTACTAAAATAGGTCATAAAACCGGAAGTTCTGCTCGTAGCAAAGAAGGTCTTAAAGTAGCAGACAACGATATAGGGTTTGTAGCTCTGCCCAATGGCAAACAATATTCTATTGCTGTTTTTGTAATGAACTCTATGGAAAGTGATAAAACCAATGCTCGCATTATAGCCGATATTTCTAAAGCGGTCTATGACTTTTATAAAAATAAATAA
- a CDS encoding helix-turn-helix domain-containing protein translates to MNTDTAPKKAHHGRNIKRLREMLGIKQETIAIDLDVTQQSISDMEQKEVIADSILEKVAKTLNVPVEAIKNMSDDTTINYINTFNDTVTNNNGAPFSYNYNCTFNAIDKIVELYNEKEALYERMLKEKDALLEKFLSK, encoded by the coding sequence ATGAATACCGATACCGCTCCAAAAAAAGCACATCATGGAAGAAATATCAAGCGTTTACGTGAAATGTTGGGAATAAAACAGGAAACTATTGCTATTGATTTAGATGTTACTCAACAATCAATTTCTGATATGGAACAAAAAGAAGTTATTGCAGATTCAATATTAGAAAAAGTTGCTAAAACGCTAAATGTTCCGGTAGAGGCTATTAAAAATATGAGTGATGATACAACCATTAATTATATTAATACTTTTAATGATACTGTAACTAATAATAATGGTGCTCCTTTCTCTTATAATTATAATTGTACGTTCAATGCTATAGATAAAATTGTGGAACTGTACAATGAAAAGGAAGCTTTGTATGAGCGTATGTTGAAAGAGAAAGATGCATTGCTGGAAAAGTTTTTGAGTAAATAA
- the lpdA gene encoding dihydrolipoyl dehydrogenase, with the protein MNNFDVTIIGSGPGGYVAAIRCAQLGFKTALIEKYSTLGGTCLNVGCIPSKALLDSSEHFHNALHNFENFGIQIDTPKVDLGRMIQRKNEVVEQTTKGINFLMDKNKISVFQGVGTFISATRLAVKKEDGSSEELESKYFIIATGSKPVNLPFAPVDKERIITSTEALNLKEIPKHLLVIGGGVIGLELGSVYKRLGAEVTVIEFLDRLIPTMDGALSKELQKVLKKQGMKFSLSTKVTDVVREGEKVSVQAVDKNGKEVTFEGDYCLVAVGRKPYTEGLGLDNVGVEMDERGRVKVNSHLQTNIPNIYAIGDVVQGAMLAHKAEEEGVLVAEQLAGQKPHIDYNLIPGVVYTWPEVAGVGKTEEQLVEEGRKYKTGQFPMRALGRARASGDIDGFVKILADEATDEVLGMHIIAARAADLIADAVTLLEYRASAEDITRMSHAHPTYAEAIKEAALDATGKRAIHF; encoded by the coding sequence ATGAATAATTTTGATGTAACCATAATAGGTTCAGGTCCCGGAGGATATGTTGCTGCAATACGTTGTGCGCAATTGGGATTTAAAACTGCTTTAATTGAAAAATATTCAACTTTAGGAGGCACCTGCCTGAATGTAGGCTGCATACCTTCAAAAGCTTTGTTGGATTCTTCTGAGCATTTTCATAATGCACTTCATAATTTCGAAAATTTCGGAATACAAATAGATACTCCTAAAGTAGATTTAGGAAGAATGATTCAAAGAAAAAATGAGGTAGTTGAACAAACAACCAAAGGAATTAATTTCCTTATGGATAAAAATAAAATTTCAGTTTTTCAGGGAGTAGGAACTTTTATATCTGCCACACGGCTGGCTGTTAAAAAAGAAGATGGTAGCAGTGAAGAGTTAGAATCTAAGTATTTTATTATAGCAACGGGTTCCAAACCTGTTAACTTACCTTTTGCGCCCGTAGATAAAGAGCGGATTATTACTTCTACGGAAGCTTTAAACCTTAAAGAAATACCTAAGCATCTGTTAGTCATAGGTGGGGGAGTTATAGGTTTAGAGTTAGGATCTGTTTACAAACGATTAGGGGCAGAAGTTACTGTTATTGAGTTTTTAGACAGGCTGATTCCGACTATGGACGGAGCCTTGTCCAAAGAGTTGCAAAAAGTATTAAAAAAACAGGGAATGAAATTCTCACTTTCCACTAAAGTAACGGATGTAGTTCGTGAAGGAGAAAAAGTGAGTGTGCAGGCAGTGGATAAAAATGGGAAAGAGGTGACTTTTGAAGGAGATTATTGCCTGGTGGCAGTAGGAAGAAAACCATATACCGAAGGTTTAGGATTGGATAATGTAGGAGTAGAGATGGATGAGCGGGGACGTGTAAAAGTAAACTCCCATTTGCAGACTAATATACCGAATATTTATGCCATAGGAGATGTTGTTCAGGGAGCTATGTTGGCTCATAAAGCTGAAGAGGAAGGCGTATTAGTGGCAGAACAGCTGGCGGGTCAAAAACCGCATATTGATTATAACCTGATACCCGGAGTGGTGTATACCTGGCCAGAAGTTGCCGGTGTAGGTAAAACCGAAGAGCAGTTGGTAGAAGAAGGGCGTAAGTACAAAACCGGACAATTTCCGATGCGTGCTTTAGGGCGTGCTCGTGCTAGTGGAGATATTGACGGATTTGTGAAAATTCTGGCAGATGAAGCTACCGATGAAGTTTTAGGAATGCATATCATAGCTGCCCGTGCAGCTGATTTAATTGCTGATGCTGTGACTTTATTAGAGTATCGTGCTTCTGCTGAAGATATTACCCGCATGAGCCATGCACATCCTACCTATGCCGAAGCTATTAAAGAAGCGGCTTTAGATGCTACCGGTAAAAGGGCTATTCATTTTTAA
- a CDS encoding YcxB family protein has protein sequence MKESLFTYQITADDYLTHQLFSASINSFVKKQRRRGLILWTSTFFILALFFYVQKNTYLAIYFSLFGLGFIFIYPIYSRWIYKRYYKRLVNKNFNQSNIENLSLTIGSDLTITSGKDSGKIEISDIETIYELPTHVFIKLNGGRNIIVPKRNLINSEELTERIYEIAQENSIEILKFPRWKWR, from the coding sequence ATGAAAGAATCTTTATTTACCTATCAAATCACTGCTGATGATTATTTGACTCATCAACTTTTCAGTGCTTCCATCAATTCATTTGTAAAAAAACAACGAAGAAGAGGATTAATCCTATGGACTTCTACTTTTTTTATTTTAGCCTTGTTTTTTTATGTTCAAAAAAACACCTATCTGGCTATTTATTTTAGTTTATTCGGGTTAGGATTTATCTTTATATATCCTATCTATTCCCGTTGGATTTACAAAAGATACTATAAAAGATTGGTAAATAAAAATTTTAATCAATCAAACATAGAAAATTTAAGCCTTACTATTGGTTCAGATTTGACCATCACCAGTGGTAAAGATTCAGGTAAAATTGAAATTTCAGATATTGAAACTATTTATGAATTACCTACTCATGTTTTTATCAAGCTAAACGGAGGTAGAAATATTATTGTTCCTAAACGGAATTTAATAAACTCTGAGGAGCTAACAGAACGAATTTATGAAATAGCTCAAGAAAATTCAATTGAAATTTTGAAATTTCCCCGATGGAAATGGAGATAA
- a CDS encoding ClbS/DfsB family four-helix bundle protein, with the protein MARPTTKEQLIELGEGNFTKLFLLINSLSEKEQEKSFFFEDRDKNIRDILIHLYEWHQLLLNWIVSNQSGNKSNFLPEPYNWKTYPQMNLVLWEKHQKTPYRESVRMVEKSHSEVIALVKSFRNEQLFTNQYFSWTGTTSLGSYCVSATSSHYDWAMKKIKKQIKCIKQKSNL; encoded by the coding sequence ATGGCGAGACCAACCACAAAAGAACAATTAATAGAATTAGGAGAGGGAAATTTTACAAAACTATTTCTACTCATAAATTCTCTGTCAGAAAAAGAACAGGAAAAATCATTTTTTTTTGAAGACAGAGACAAAAACATTCGAGATATTCTCATTCATTTATATGAATGGCACCAATTACTCTTAAACTGGATAGTTTCTAATCAGTCAGGAAATAAAAGTAATTTTTTACCAGAACCATATAATTGGAAAACTTATCCACAAATGAATTTAGTTTTATGGGAGAAACATCAGAAAACTCCTTATCGGGAGTCTGTTCGTATGGTGGAAAAAAGCCATTCGGAAGTAATTGCGCTTGTTAAAAGCTTTAGAAATGAACAATTATTTACTAATCAATATTTTTCATGGACAGGAACTACTAGCTTAGGTAGTTATTGTGTATCGGCAACGTCCAGTCATTATGATTGGGCTATGAAAAAAATTAAGAAGCAAATTAAATGCATTAAACAAAAAAGTAATTTATAA
- a CDS encoding AraC family transcriptional regulator — protein sequence MKKEATKKIYKEKVNIVLDYINANLHSSLSLEVLSNLVHVSTRHLLRIMQQELKESVLTYIVRQRVERAVLYMQIEDLSLTCLAEMVGYDNPQSFSKAFKNHLGISPRKFVNQLKLKINNNIENANENIRFPESCTMVEEDLNLVYLRIIGKYGEPDIYNYSWNKLLCYLNENNLLTETTRFFGISFNDPNVASHDNCFFYACASIDKEINPHAEFGKLQVKGGAYAVYKLKGDYCGLQEYYDLISADRTYKLRFGISFEEYVNYYENVDERITKIYIPIVI from the coding sequence GTGAAAAAAGAAGCTACAAAAAAAATATATAAAGAAAAAGTCAATATAGTTTTGGATTATATTAACGCAAACTTGCATTCTTCGTTGAGTTTAGAGGTATTATCAAATTTAGTTCATGTTTCCACTAGGCATCTGCTTCGCATCATGCAGCAAGAGTTAAAAGAGTCTGTTTTAACTTACATAGTAAGACAACGTGTTGAAAGAGCTGTCTTATATATGCAGATCGAAGATTTGAGCCTTACCTGTTTAGCAGAAATGGTTGGTTATGATAATCCTCAATCTTTTTCAAAAGCTTTCAAAAATCATTTAGGTATTTCGCCTAGAAAATTTGTCAATCAGTTAAAATTAAAAATAAACAACAATATAGAAAATGCAAATGAAAATATACGATTCCCAGAATCCTGTACTATGGTTGAAGAAGATTTAAATTTAGTGTATCTTCGGATAATAGGTAAGTATGGAGAGCCGGACATTTATAATTATTCCTGGAATAAATTGCTTTGCTATCTAAATGAAAATAACTTACTAACAGAAACCACCCGATTTTTTGGAATTAGTTTTAATGATCCTAATGTAGCCTCACATGATAATTGCTTTTTTTATGCATGTGCATCAATTGATAAAGAAATAAACCCTCATGCTGAATTCGGAAAACTCCAAGTTAAGGGAGGGGCGTATGCGGTTTATAAGTTGAAAGGTGATTATTGTGGACTTCAGGAGTATTATGATCTCATATCAGCAGATAGAACTTATAAGTTACGATTTGGTATATCTTTCGAAGAATATGTTAATTATTATGAAAATGTAGATGAAAGAATTACTAAAATATATATTCCTATAGTAATATAA